Proteins from a genomic interval of Mesorhizobium sp. CAU 1732:
- a CDS encoding zincin-like metallopeptidase domain-containing protein has translation MDRKSNKPRVDIYAKITDRIVADLEKGTRPWVKPWSAANTAERITRPLRHNGLPYQGINTLLLWSETVARGFVSPTWMTYKQSAELGGQVRKGETGSMVVYASRFTRTETDARGEEVERGIPFLKAYTVFCADQIDDLPAQYYGNPAPVADAVERIAHADAFFANTGAIIRHGGNQAFFNPLLDIVQMPPFECFRDAAGYYATLGHEMTHWAGSDKRLDRNLSRYSKDRSFRAHEELVADLGGCFLAADLGIVPELEPRPDHASYLASWLTILKNDKRYIFAAAAHAQRAITYLHGLQPDAEQIAEAA, from the coding sequence ATGGACAGGAAGAGCAATAAACCCCGCGTCGACATCTATGCGAAGATCACCGACCGGATCGTCGCGGATCTGGAGAAGGGCACGCGCCCCTGGGTGAAGCCATGGAGCGCGGCCAATACCGCCGAACGGATCACCCGCCCGCTTCGGCACAACGGATTGCCGTATCAGGGGATCAATACCCTGCTTTTGTGGTCGGAGACGGTCGCGCGGGGCTTCGTCTCGCCAACCTGGATGACCTACAAGCAAAGCGCCGAACTGGGCGGTCAGGTCCGCAAGGGCGAGACCGGCTCGATGGTCGTCTATGCCAGCCGATTCACGCGTACCGAAACCGATGCGCGGGGCGAAGAGGTCGAGCGCGGAATTCCGTTCCTCAAGGCATACACCGTCTTCTGCGCCGATCAGATCGATGATCTGCCGGCGCAGTATTACGGCAATCCTGCGCCGGTGGCCGATGCTGTCGAACGTATCGCGCATGCCGATGCGTTCTTTGCCAATACCGGCGCGATCATCCGCCACGGTGGTAACCAGGCCTTCTTCAATCCGCTGCTCGACATCGTCCAGATGCCGCCCTTCGAGTGCTTCCGCGATGCTGCCGGATATTATGCGACCCTCGGTCACGAGATGACCCATTGGGCTGGGTCGGACAAGCGGCTCGATCGCAATCTCTCGCGCTATAGCAAGGATCGGTCGTTCCGTGCCCACGAAGAACTCGTGGCAGATCTTGGCGGTTGTTTCCTCGCCGCCGATCTCGGAATAGTGCCCGAGCTCGAACCACGCCCCGATCACGCCAGTTACCTCGCCAGTTGGCTGACGATACTCAAGAACGACAAGCGGTACATCTTCGCAGCCGCCGCCCATGCCCAGCGTGCCATCACCTATCTGCACGGACTTCAGCCGGACGCCGAGCAAATCGCGGAGGCGGCGTGA
- a CDS encoding DUF736 domain-containing protein: protein MATIGTFTSTGNGFTGAIKTLNLNVKAKLVRVENPSDKGPHFRIFSGSVELGAAWQKVSNEGRDYLSVKLDDPSFPAPIYATLIEVEGEEGLQLIWSRPNRD from the coding sequence ATGGCTACCATCGGCACCTTCACCTCCACCGGCAACGGCTTCACCGGCGCCATCAAGACCCTCAACCTCAACGTCAAAGCCAAGCTGGTCCGCGTCGAGAACCCCTCAGACAAGGGACCGCATTTCCGCATCTTCTCAGGCTCGGTTGAGCTCGGTGCGGCCTGGCAGAAGGTCTCCAACGAGGGCCGCGACTACCTCTCGGTCAAGCTGGACGATCCGAGCTTCCCTGCTCCGATCTACGCCACCCTGATCGAGGTGGAGGGCGAGGAAGGCCTGCAGCTGATCTGGTCTCGCCCCAACCGGGACTGA
- a CDS encoding HU family DNA-binding protein, whose amino-acid sequence MTTTNEIADKIAAEQGLTKAQAKSVVESVFKQIADAAQSGAETSIPAFGKFKVKETPEREGRNPSTGATIKIAAAKKLIFTPAKAIKDALNG is encoded by the coding sequence ATGACCACAACCAATGAAATCGCCGACAAGATCGCAGCCGAGCAGGGTCTGACCAAGGCTCAGGCCAAATCCGTTGTCGAGAGCGTGTTCAAGCAGATCGCGGATGCCGCTCAGAGCGGAGCAGAAACCAGTATCCCAGCTTTCGGCAAATTCAAGGTGAAGGAAACGCCGGAGCGTGAGGGCCGCAATCCTTCGACGGGCGCTACGATCAAGATCGCCGCGGCTAAGAAGCTGATCTTCACGCCGGCCAAGGCGATCAAGGACGCTCTCAACGGCTGA
- a CDS encoding WGR domain-containing protein, translating into MSSDGDRPVHMRRIDPQQNMQRFYSLAIQPTLFGGASVIRNWGRIGTNGQSLMETFDEADDAVLALSKLERSKRRRGYRE; encoded by the coding sequence ATGTCCAGTGATGGTGATCGCCCAGTTCATATGCGCCGTATTGATCCGCAGCAGAACATGCAGCGGTTCTACTCGCTTGCCATTCAGCCAACGCTGTTCGGTGGCGCTTCCGTCATCCGCAACTGGGGACGTATCGGGACGAATGGTCAATCCTTGATGGAGACATTCGACGAAGCGGACGACGCCGTTCTCGCCCTGTCGAAGCTGGAACGATCAAAGCGGCGGCGCGGCTATAGGGAATAA
- the traG gene encoding Ti-type conjugative transfer system protein TraG, whose protein sequence is MVSRSKVSRSVIWAVVPIAVTAITLTITSYRWQIMASGFSPANAYWFLRSAPIPNLLFGPIAGLVTVLALPLHRRRPVAMMSLLCFLGVAGFYGLREYARLSPSVESGAVTWDEVLSYLDFFAVIAAAVGFVIVAIAARLSVVVSDSVKRARRATFGDADWLTMPAAGKLFPPDGEIVVGERYRVDRETIRDIPFDPADRETWGSGGTAPLLTYRQDFDSTHMLFFAGSGGFKTTSNVVPTALRYTGPLICLDPSTEVAPMVVEHRRVKLGRDCMVLDPANPVTGFNVLDWIETSRHKEEDIVAVAHILLSESARFESSTGSYFQNQAHNLLTGLLAHVVLSPEYAGRRNLRSLRQIVSEPEPSVLAMLRDIQETSESAFIRETLGVFTNMTEQTFSGVYSTASKDTQWLSLENYAALVCGRTFRSADIVAGGKDVFLNIPAAILRSYPGIGRVIIGSLINAMTQADGAFERRALFMLDEVDLLGYMRVLEEARDRGRKYGITLMLMYQSVGQLKRHFGKDGATSWIDGCAFASYAAIKALDTARNVSAQCGEMTVEVQGKSRNVGWSNSNSGSRRSESLNLQRRPLIMPHEITQQMRKDEQIIIVQGHDPIRCGRAIYFRRKDMDAAASPNRFVKTSA, encoded by the coding sequence TCACGGCGATCACGCTGACGATCACATCATACCGCTGGCAGATCATGGCGAGCGGGTTTTCGCCGGCGAACGCATATTGGTTCCTGCGGTCCGCGCCGATCCCCAATCTGCTTTTCGGCCCGATTGCGGGGCTGGTCACGGTTCTCGCCCTGCCGCTGCATCGCCGGCGGCCGGTGGCGATGATGAGCCTGCTCTGCTTTCTCGGCGTCGCCGGCTTTTACGGCCTGCGCGAATATGCCCGGCTGTCGCCCTCTGTCGAAAGCGGCGCGGTGACATGGGACGAAGTGCTGTCCTATCTCGACTTCTTCGCCGTCATTGCTGCCGCTGTCGGTTTCGTCATCGTGGCGATCGCGGCCCGCCTCTCTGTCGTCGTTTCCGATTCCGTCAAACGCGCGCGCCGCGCGACCTTCGGCGATGCGGACTGGCTGACCATGCCGGCGGCGGGAAAGCTGTTTCCGCCCGATGGCGAGATCGTCGTTGGCGAGCGCTATCGCGTCGACCGGGAAACCATCCGCGACATTCCCTTCGATCCGGCCGACCGGGAGACATGGGGCAGCGGCGGCACGGCCCCGCTTCTGACCTACCGGCAGGATTTCGACTCCACGCACATGCTGTTCTTTGCCGGCTCGGGCGGCTTCAAGACCACGAGCAATGTTGTGCCGACCGCGCTGCGCTATACCGGCCCACTGATTTGCCTCGATCCATCGACAGAGGTTGCGCCGATGGTCGTCGAGCATCGCCGCGTAAAACTCGGCCGTGACTGCATGGTGCTCGATCCGGCCAATCCGGTGACGGGCTTCAATGTGCTCGACTGGATCGAAACCTCCCGGCACAAGGAAGAGGATATCGTTGCTGTCGCCCATATACTTTTGTCGGAAAGCGCCCGCTTCGAATCCTCGACCGGCAGCTACTTCCAGAACCAGGCGCACAATCTCCTGACCGGCCTGCTCGCCCATGTCGTGCTCTCGCCCGAATATGCCGGTCGGCGAAACTTGCGCAGCCTCCGCCAGATCGTCTCCGAGCCGGAGCCCTCGGTTCTGGCCATGCTGCGCGACATTCAGGAGACGTCGGAGTCCGCCTTTATCCGCGAAACGCTCGGCGTCTTCACCAACATGACCGAGCAGACATTTTCCGGCGTCTATTCGACCGCATCGAAGGATACGCAATGGCTGTCGCTGGAAAACTATGCCGCACTGGTCTGCGGCCGCACCTTCCGCTCGGCCGACATCGTCGCAGGCGGCAAGGATGTTTTCCTCAACATCCCCGCCGCGATCCTGCGATCCTATCCCGGCATCGGCCGGGTCATCATCGGATCGCTGATCAATGCGATGACGCAGGCCGATGGCGCGTTCGAGCGGCGCGCTCTGTTCATGCTCGATGAGGTCGACCTGCTCGGCTATATGCGCGTTCTCGAAGAGGCGCGAGACCGCGGCCGCAAATACGGCATCACGCTGATGCTGATGTATCAATCGGTCGGGCAGCTCAAACGGCATTTCGGGAAAGACGGCGCGACGTCCTGGATCGACGGATGCGCCTTTGCATCCTATGCCGCGATCAAGGCGCTCGACACGGCGCGCAACGTGTCAGCGCAATGTGGGGAGATGACCGTCGAGGTGCAGGGCAAATCGCGCAATGTCGGCTGGAGCAATTCGAACAGCGGCTCGCGCCGCTCCGAAAGCCTCAACCTGCAACGCCGACCGCTGATCATGCCGCATGAGATCACCCAGCAGATGCGCAAGGATGAGCAGATCATCATCGTGCAGGGCCACGATCCTATCCGCTGCGGACGGGCGATCTACTTCCGGAGAAAGGACATGGACGCGGCCGCCAGTCCGAATCGCTTCGTCAAGACTTCCGCCTGA